The Deinococcus aquaedulcis genomic interval GACCTGGCCAAAATTGGCGAGGCCCACCGTGTGCGCGCCAACTACGCCCTGGGCTTTCTGGGCCGCGCGCCGGATTACATGAACGCGAACGTGATGGCCGCTGGCGTGGGCGCCGACTATTTCGGGGCATGCAGCGCCAGCGTGAAGGGCGACCCCAGGCGCGACTTCGCCGCCAACATGCGCCGCTACTTCGAATTCGTGCGTGAAAACGACCTGTGCCTGACCCACGCGCTCACCAACCCGCAGGTGAACCGCGCCAAGCAGGCCAGCGAGATGCCCGACCCCTACATCGCGCTGGGTGTGGTGGAGGAAACCGAAGAAGGCGTGATTGTGCGCGGCGCGCGCATGATGGCCACGCTGCCCATTGCCGACGAGATTCTGGTGTTTCCCAGCACGGTGCTGAAGGAAAACGCTGACAAGAGCAAGTACGCCATGGGCTTTGCGCTGCCCTGCAACGCGCCGGGCCTGTCGTTCCAGTGCCGCGAGCCCTTTGACATTGGCCGCGACCCCGAAGACCACCCGCTGGGCAGCCGCTTTGACGAGCAGGACGCCTTCGTGATCTTCGACGACGTGCTGGTGCCCTGGGAGCGCGTGTTTCTGCTGTACGACGTGGAACTGGCGAACAAGGCCTACGCCGGCACCGACGCCGTGCTGCACATGGCCTATCAGGTGGTGAACCTGAAGGTGGCCAAGACCGAAGCCTTCCTGGGCACCGCGCAGGCCATCGTGAATGCCATTGGCTCCGGGCAGTTCCAGCATGTGCAGAGCAAGGTTGCGGAAATCATCGTGACGCTGGAAATCATGAAGGCGCTGGAGGTGGCGGCCGTGGCCGGCGCCCAGCCCAACGCGTACGGCGTGATGACCCCCGCCCGTGGCCCACTGGACGCCGCGCGCAACTACTACCCGGCGGTGTACGCCCGCCTGCCCGAACTGCTGCAGTTGCTGGGTGCCAGCGGCATCATCATGATGCCGGGCAAGGCGGACCGCGAGGGCCCGCTGGGTCCACAGATCCAGAAGTACCTGCAGGCCGGGGCCGCCAGCGCCGACGAGCGCCTCAAGCTCTTCCGCCTCGCCTGGGACATGTCCATGAGCAGCTTTGGCGGGCGCCAGAGCCTGTACGAGAAGTTCTTCTTCGGGGACCCGGTGCGCATGCACTCTGCGCTGTACGAGGTCTACAACAAGCAGCCCTACGTGGAGCGCATTCAGGCGTTCCTGAACCGGGCCGGCGCGCCCCAGGCGGTGGCCGCCGATGACTGACCTCTCCCCCCTTCGCCCCAATGTGGTTCGTATTGCCCACGCCGTGCTGACTGTACGGAGCCTGGAAGCCAGCCGCGAATTCTACGTGGACCTGCTGGGCATGAACGTGCTGCACGAGGAACCCGGGGCCCTGTACCTGCGCGGCGTGGAAGACCGCGAGTGGACCCTGAAACTGGTGCAGGAGGACCATGCCCGCGTGCGCCACCTCGCCTACCGCGTGGCCGGCGAGGCCGATCTGGACGCCCTGGTGGCGCTGGCCGAGCGCCAGGGCCTGCCGTACCGCTGGGAAGAGGAACTGGACCGCCCGCGCCTGCTGCGGCTGCAGGACCCCTTCGGCATTCCGGTGGCCTTTTACCACGAGAGCCAGAAGCACCGCTGGCTGCTGCAGGACTACCATCTGCACCGGGGCCCGGGGCTGCAGCGCGTGGACCATGTGAACGTGATGGTGCCAGACGTGGAGCGCACCATGCGCTGGTACATGGACGAACTGGGCTTCCGCTTGTCGGAGTACACGGTGGACGAGCAGGAGCGCTACTGGGCCGCCTGGATTCAGCGCCGGGGCGGTGTGCACGACCTCGCCCTGACGAACGGCGCGGGCCCCCGGCTGCACCACTGGGCCTACTGGATGCCCGACATCACCGCCATTGTGCGCACCTGCGACATTCTGGCCGGCGCGCGCCAGCCCGAGCGCATTGAGCGCGGTCCGGGGCGCCACGGGATTTCCAACGCTTTCTTCCTGTACATCCGCGACCCGGACGGCCACCGCATTGAGCTGTACACCAGCGATTACGTGACCGTGGACCCGGACTTCGAGCCCATCCGCTGGCTGCGTGACGACCCCCGCCGCCAGACCCTGTGGGGCGCCAAGACGCCGCGCAGCTGGTTTGAGGAGGCCTCGGACATGGAAGCCTTCGACGGCGGTGTGGTGGCCGCTGTGGCAGGCGACCTGACGGGCATCCCGGTGCATGTGATCTGAGGATGGACCGAGTGCGCGGCGCGGTGGCGGCTGGAGTGAAAACGGCCTGCCACCGCGCCGCGCCTCTATTCCAGCTGCTGCCCTTATCGGAGACCCAGCCCGTTCGCCCCAGGGCCATTGAGGCTGTCTGCACTCAATGGGCTCTGCCGTCACTTCGGTTTCAGGATCACCGTTCGCACCGCCCTTTGCCCGTTCTGGACCGCCTGGGCCAGTACCCAGCCCTGGTCGTTCAGGGCGTAGGTTCCCTGGATGCGCCAGCCCTCCACCCGAATGGGGCGGTAGGTGCGCGTGGCGTGGGTGTAAATGAACTGATCGTCCAGATACCCCACCAGGGCCTGCCCCTTCTCGTTGAGGTCCTGCGCGAAGACGGCGTCGGTGCCAGCGGGGCGCTGCACCTGGGCGGGCTGCGCCGCATTCGCCGGCCACACATAGAGCGTGGCGCCATCGCCGGCCACGTCCTCGCCCAGAATCAGCCCGGCCTCGTTGATGAACTGGGGCTGCCACACCTTCCTGTCCACACTGTACAAGCCCTCTGGGCGCTGCAGGGCGTTGTCCGCCACCACCTGGCGGGCACGGTTCACGTCGTGGGCACCGGCCACCTGCAGGGTCTGGATGGTCCCTGTCGCCGGACTCCACAGGTAGCTTTCGTCTGTATTCAGGTCATTGGCCACCGCCGTCAGGTCGGGCGCGCAATTCTGAATAAAAATGTTGGGGTCAGGGAAAGGCAGGGGGGTCAACCGGCCTCCGCTGGAGAAGAGGGGGAGCTGCTCGGAAAAGGTATTCAGCACGAAGCGCCCATCGTCCGCCAAGCAGGTTCGGCCCACCGACGAGGCCAGTTCGCCGGTCTTGAAGCCGCTGGGCAGGGGCAGGGCCCGGGGCGTTCCTCCGGTCCACAGGTGCAGCACGTCGTTGTCGTCGGCGCGGGCCTGGGCGCCCGGGTGCGCCACGAACAGCACGTCGCCCTTGTTGTTCAGGGCCAGGGCAAAGGCGTGCTGAAAACCGGGGGGCAGGGGTACCGCCTGCACCGTGAACGTGGCGCCGCTGCCTGGGACAGTGGTCGCTTTCACCGGCTGGGGGCGGGGCGTGGGCATCGCTCCCGGCTGGGCCGCCCCGACTGCAGCGCCCAACAGGGCCGAGCCGAGCATTGCCAGCAGCAGGCGGGCAGGCGGAGTGGAAAGGGGCCGGCGCAGGTAGGGCGACATACCTCTACCCTAGGCAGCGGGCGGGACAGCTGGGGGGACAGTTGCGCCCCCGGCCCGTGAGCGGGGTGGATTCTCGCCGTGACGCCCACCCCTTGACCGAGCCCTTAAGGCCATATCTGAATGCCCACATTGCCACCTTCCCACTTCACTTGAATCGTTCTCGCACCCGATGGACCCAGACCCAAGGAGCACCATGACACCCGATCAGCGCTGTATTCCCGATGACCAGCTGGCCCTTCTGGCGCAGGAACTGGAGGCCGCCGAAACCAGCGGCTCTCCCCTGCCGCCTTTCAGCGAACGCTTTCCCGGCATGACCATTGCCGACGCCTACGCCGTGCAGCGCGCCTGGGTGGCACACAAGGTGGCGAACGGGCGCCGCGTGACTGGCCACAAGATTGGCCTGACCTCGCGCGCCATGCAAATGGCCTCGCAGATCACCGAGCCCGATTACGGAGCCCTGCTGGATGACATGTTTTTCGAGCCCAACGGGGATATTCCCCTGTCGCGCTTTGTGGCGCCCAAGGTCGAGGTGGAACTGGCCTTCCTCCTCAAGAGCGATCTGGAAGGCCCAAACGTCACCGTGTTCGATGTGCTGCGCGCCACCGAGTACGTGACCCCCGCCGCCGAGATCATTGACGCGCGCATTCAGCGGGTCAGCCGCGCCACCGGCAAACCCCGGAAAGTCACCGACACCATCAGCGACAACGCGGCCAATGCGGGCGTGATCGTGGGGGGCCGCGCCATGCGCCCCGACGACATGGACCTGCGCTGGGCCGCTGCCCTGTGCATTCGCAACGGCGTGATTGAAGAAACCGGGGTGGCGGCGGGGGTGCTGGGCCACCCGGCAGCGGGCATTGCGTGGCTGGCCCAGCGGCTGGCCCCCCACGGCGAGGGACTGAAAGCTGGCGAACTGGTGCTGGCCGGTTCCTTTACCCGCCCGGTAGACATTGCCAGCGGCGACGTGTTTACCTTCGATTACGGCCCCCTAGGGGCCTTTTCCTGCCGCTTTGCTGGCGAAGCGCGAGGGCAGGCCCATGCCTGAGAACGCCTTTAAAACCGCCCTTGTGCGCGGCGACCGCCTGATCGGGCTGTGGCTGGCGCTGGCCGATCCCTACAGCGCCGAGCTGTGCGCCGGGGCGGGCTTCGACTGGCTGCTGATTGACGGCGAACATGCCCCCAATGACGTGCGCTCTACCCTGGCGGGCTTGCAGGCGGTGGCGCCCTATCCCACCCACGCCCTGGTGCGCCCGCCTATTGGGAGCGCCGTGCTGATCAAGCAGCTGCTGGACATTGGCGCCCAGACGCTGGTGGTGCCGATGGTGGACACCGCCGAGCAGGCCCGCGATCTGGTGGCCGCCACCCGCTACCCGCCGCGCGGCGTGCGGGGTGTGGGCGCGGCCCTGGCGCGCGCCAGTCGCTTTGGCCGCGACGCCGCTTACCTGAGGGCTGCCGATGAAGGCGTGTGCCTGATCGTGCAGGTGGAATCGGCGGCAGGGCTGGCGGCGCTGGACGAGATTGCGGCGGTGGACGGGGTGGATGGCGTGTTCATTGGCCCGGCTGATCTGGCGGCCAGCCTGGGGCACCTGGGGCAGCCCGGTCACCCAGAGGTGCAGGCGGCAATCCAGCAGGCCGCCACCCGCATTCGCGCGGCCGGGAAGGCGGCGGGCATCCTCTCCACCGACGAAGCCGTGGCGCGCACCTACCTGGAGTGGGGCTACACCTTCGTGGCCGTGGGCACCGACGTGACTCTACTCTCTCGGGCGTCCTCGGCGCTGGCGAGCCGCTTCAAGGACTGAAGTTGGAACTGCTCGTCACGTGACGAGCAAAACGAAGTGCGGGGGTAAGCGCGTTTCTGGCTCCCCTGCACTTCGCTGTTTTCGAGGCTGTTATGAGGCTCTCCAGCCCGTTGAGGGCCGCTGGTGCTTCCCCCTGTTATGGGAATTTTCCACAGCAACAACATTTGCTCTCCCGCTTACTCGTCGCAGCTTTTCTGTTGCTCTTCCAAATGCTCTTTCAGTGCAGGCCAGAGGTCACGCACGCGGGCCTGGGCGTGGCGCTGGGCCTCTGCTTCGCGGCGCAGCAGGGCCTCGCGGTATTGGGGCACCCAGTCTTCTTCCGTCAGGATCGTCTGGGCCACCTGGGCGTCTTGCAGGCGGCCCAGCTGCTCCAGCACGGCCAGTAGGGCTTCGGGGGCGTCGCCTGTCAGCTCGGCGGTGTAGCGGTAGCGTTTCAGGTGTTTGCGCCACTCGTGCCAGGGTTCCGCGCTGGGGCTCTGGAACACCTGCTCGGCCTCGCGCAGCAATTCGTGGGCGTCGCTGCACAGGGTTTCTTTCACCCGCGCCTTCCACGACTTGGGGCGTTTGACTGCTGGGGGCAGGTCGGGCAGCGCGACCTCTGCCTGGGCGCGGGCCCGGTGTTCGGTCCAGGCCTGCTCAAAGTTGCTCAGGGCCTGGGGCGGAACCTCCAGTTCCTTCAACGCCTGCAAGAGATGCTGACCCACGGCGTCCCGGTCCCGCACGGGAGCCACGGCCCGGCGCAGGTCGCGCCACGCCCGCTTGGTTCGTTTGGGGGCGCTGCCAATCCGCAGCTGCGCCTGCACCTTCCGCGTCAGCTTGCGCGCTTCATGAATGGCTTTGGGGTCGCCCTGCTGCAGGTCAGGCCAGAGCTGGTCCAGGGTCTTGACGGTTTTTTCAAAGCGGTTCATGGCCCGAGGATGCGCGCTGCAGATGGGTGGGCGTGCGCGCCGTGCCTAACGCTCCTTTCATGCACGTACAGCAGAGCGGGTCGGAGGAGAGAGCATACAGATTCCGGTTGAGCAGGTTTTGTCACTGTTCAACCTGGGCAGAGCAAGGAAAAAAGAGCGGCTGCCGAGAAAGGCGTGAGCGAATCGGTAGTTCCCCAAACGCAAACCGTATCAGTTCGCCCCCAGCTTCACCCGGAAGGTGACGGTGGCTTGCTGGCCGGCGGGCACATCTACCCGGCGCGCCACCGTCACCTGCTGGCTGGGGGCGGGCTGGCCGTCCACCACCACAAAACGGCCGTAGAGCTGCTCGCGCACCTGGGTCTGCACGGGGCGCGCTTTGGTGCTGGTCAGGGTATAGGTGACCTGAAAAGTGGTGCTGAGTATCCGGCCCTCGGCATTCCTCTCCACGCCCAGCGTCTGAACGCGGCGCACGTACCGCAGCTCGTGGTCGGCGCCCAGGTCCAGGTCAACGGGGCGGCTGGCCTGGGCCGCTGGCAGGGGCACCGTGCCCACCAGGGTGCCGTCTTCCCGAACCGTCAAAGGCCCGGTGGGCAGCGACTGGTCCGGGGTGAATTTGTAGTGCCGGTTGGCCCGGCCTGTGCGCTCCTGGCGGTCAAAGTACATGCTGATCAGCGCGTACCGCGTAAAGCCCGTGAGGCGCGGCTGCACAAACGGCAGTGTCAGGCTCTCGCCGCGCCCCAGCGTCAGGCCACCGGGCAGGGCGTAGCGCTGCAGGCCCCGCACCTCGCCCAGACTGGTGACCCCAGCTGAGCCGGGCAACATGGGGACCGGCATCACGGCAGCGGTGGGGGTGACCCCTCGGCCGGACTGCTGCTCGTTGCCCAGCCCAGCCGGCGTGGTGCGCACGTCACCCGCGAACAGGTCCACCTGCCGGGCCTCGTAGGTCTCGGTGCCCCGGTTGCGAATCTCGGCCAGGGCGGCCAGCCGGGCCCCGCTGCCCGCCGCGTTCAGTTCGTAGCGGGGTTGCCACGCCAGCGCCTGCGTGCGGTAGCTCAGCGCCCCGGTCACCTGGCCTTGGCCGGCCACGTCCACCTGCACCGCCACCCCACCGGCCAGCGCGTCTGGCGGGGGCGGCGCTGCGAAGGCCAGCTCGCCGGGCGCGGCGGTCAGATACTCGCCCGACGACAGCCGCACCAGCAGGTCGGCGGCGCGCACCAGCACGCCGTCCAGTGGCGCTTGCCCGGCGCGCAGCACCCGCACCGGCTGGCCCTGCTGGGTCGTCAGCCAGTCCAGATCGGTGGGGCGCACCTCCAGCCGCCGCAGGGGCGCGCCAGTAAAGGTCAGGCTGCCCGGCTGAATAAAACTCCAGGCTGCGCGGCTGAAGCGCAGCTGGTGGGTGGCCTGCCCGCCGGCCGCCTGCAGGGTGACAGGCGTGCGCACCTCGGCAAACCCGGGATACAGGCGCAGCTCGGTGGCCGAGGCGGGCAAACCCAGCGTCAGCAGCAGGGCCAGGGCAGTCAGGCGGCGCGTCATGGGGTGCATGGTGGCATGAACGGGGCCGCGCCGAGACCGCACCTGCCGCGCCAGATTCGGCCCCGGCCCTTCAGTGGTGAGGAGATAGGGGAGGGGGCAGCGGCTGGCCGCCGCGCCGGGTCAGCAGGGCCTGCAATTGCTCGGTTTCGCCGCGCTGCGTGCTGCCCACATGGCGGGCCAGCCCCCGGATGTCTGGCCGCTGAAGCCACCCCTGAAATGGCCGGGCCATCTGCACCGCGCCCTGGTGGTGCCGGATCATAAGCTGCAGGAAGAGGCGCTCGGCCTCCAGGACTGGCAGGTGGCTGAGCTGCGCCACCGCCTGCACGGAAGCCATGCCTATCTGGGCCGCGTGGTAGGGCGGTAACGTGCCCAGGGTGGGCTGCCCCCAGGCCTGCAGCAGGGCGCGCAGCTGCGTCATCTCCTGGGCCTGGGTGTCACGGATGCGCACGGCCAGGGTCTTTAAGGCAGGGTCCTGGGTGCGCGGCGCGATGCGGCGGGCCATGTTCACCGCCTGGGCGTGGTGGACCAGCATTTCCTGCACGAACCGGCCCTCGGGGCTGCCTGAGGCCG includes:
- the hpaB gene encoding 4-hydroxyphenylacetate 3-monooxygenase, oxygenase component gives rise to the protein MGAITGQEFLDRLRQNPPTLYIDGQRVTDPTTHLATRNMAHSLAGLYDLQHQPELRDLLTFEENGQRYATSFMVPRTKEDLAKIGEAHRVRANYALGFLGRAPDYMNANVMAAGVGADYFGACSASVKGDPRRDFAANMRRYFEFVRENDLCLTHALTNPQVNRAKQASEMPDPYIALGVVEETEEGVIVRGARMMATLPIADEILVFPSTVLKENADKSKYAMGFALPCNAPGLSFQCREPFDIGRDPEDHPLGSRFDEQDAFVIFDDVLVPWERVFLLYDVELANKAYAGTDAVLHMAYQVVNLKVAKTEAFLGTAQAIVNAIGSGQFQHVQSKVAEIIVTLEIMKALEVAAVAGAQPNAYGVMTPARGPLDAARNYYPAVYARLPELLQLLGASGIIMMPGKADREGPLGPQIQKYLQAGAASADERLKLFRLAWDMSMSSFGGRQSLYEKFFFGDPVRMHSALYEVYNKQPYVERIQAFLNRAGAPQAVAADD
- the hpaD gene encoding 3,4-dihydroxyphenylacetate 2,3-dioxygenase, with product MTDLSPLRPNVVRIAHAVLTVRSLEASREFYVDLLGMNVLHEEPGALYLRGVEDREWTLKLVQEDHARVRHLAYRVAGEADLDALVALAERQGLPYRWEEELDRPRLLRLQDPFGIPVAFYHESQKHRWLLQDYHLHRGPGLQRVDHVNVMVPDVERTMRWYMDELGFRLSEYTVDEQERYWAAWIQRRGGVHDLALTNGAGPRLHHWAYWMPDITAIVRTCDILAGARQPERIERGPGRHGISNAFFLYIRDPDGHRIELYTSDYVTVDPDFEPIRWLRDDPRRQTLWGAKTPRSWFEEASDMEAFDGGVVAAVAGDLTGIPVHVI
- the hpaH gene encoding 2-oxo-hept-4-ene-1,7-dioate hydratase; the encoded protein is MTPDQRCIPDDQLALLAQELEAAETSGSPLPPFSERFPGMTIADAYAVQRAWVAHKVANGRRVTGHKIGLTSRAMQMASQITEPDYGALLDDMFFEPNGDIPLSRFVAPKVEVELAFLLKSDLEGPNVTVFDVLRATEYVTPAAEIIDARIQRVSRATGKPRKVTDTISDNAANAGVIVGGRAMRPDDMDLRWAAALCIRNGVIEETGVAAGVLGHPAAGIAWLAQRLAPHGEGLKAGELVLAGSFTRPVDIASGDVFTFDYGPLGAFSCRFAGEARGQAHA
- the hpaI gene encoding 4-hydroxy-2-oxoheptanedioate aldolase is translated as MPENAFKTALVRGDRLIGLWLALADPYSAELCAGAGFDWLLIDGEHAPNDVRSTLAGLQAVAPYPTHALVRPPIGSAVLIKQLLDIGAQTLVVPMVDTAEQARDLVAATRYPPRGVRGVGAALARASRFGRDAAYLRAADEGVCLIVQVESAAGLAALDEIAAVDGVDGVFIGPADLAASLGHLGQPGHPEVQAAIQQAATRIRAAGKAAGILSTDEAVARTYLEWGYTFVAVGTDVTLLSRASSALASRFKD
- a CDS encoding CHAD domain-containing protein, whose amino-acid sequence is MNRFEKTVKTLDQLWPDLQQGDPKAIHEARKLTRKVQAQLRIGSAPKRTKRAWRDLRRAVAPVRDRDAVGQHLLQALKELEVPPQALSNFEQAWTEHRARAQAEVALPDLPPAVKRPKSWKARVKETLCSDAHELLREAEQVFQSPSAEPWHEWRKHLKRYRYTAELTGDAPEALLAVLEQLGRLQDAQVAQTILTEEDWVPQYREALLRREAEAQRHAQARVRDLWPALKEHLEEQQKSCDE
- a CDS encoding DUF305 domain-containing protein, translating into MSAVHPGPAPWPQRLARAPGWLALGGVVLSGVLSVLLALALAPALLPAPASGSPEGRFVQEMLVHHAQAVNMARRIAPRTQDPALKTLAVRIRDTQAQEMTQLRALLQAWGQPTLGTLPPYHAAQIGMASVQAVAQLSHLPVLEAERLFLQLMIRHHQGAVQMARPFQGWLQRPDIRGLARHVGSTQRGETEQLQALLTRRGGQPLPPPLSPHH